In a single window of the Colius striatus isolate bColStr4 chromosome 21, bColStr4.1.hap1, whole genome shotgun sequence genome:
- the MTHFR gene encoding methylenetetrahydrofolate reductase (NADPH) isoform X1: MVNETQHTCSGGSSSSRSDGGSSSGSESSKDSSRCSTPVLDADRHERLREKMRRRQDSGDKWFSLEFFPPRTANAAVNLISRFDRMGAGGPLFIDVTWHPAGDPGSDKETSSMIIANTAVNYCGLETILHMTCCNQTKDDITGHLQKAKRLGLKNIMALRGDPSGEEWEEEVEGFNYAVDLVKHIRNEFDDYFDICVAGYPKGHPEAESYEADLRHLKEKVFAGADFIITQLFFRSETFLKFVKDCQAIGITCPIIPGIFPIQGYHSLRQLVKLSKLEVPQEIKDVIEPIKDNDAAIRNYGVELAVTMCRELLDSGVVHGLHFYTLNREVATTEVLKRLGVWNEDPRRPLPWAVSAHPKRRVEDVRPIFWASRPKSYIYRTQEWDDFPNGRWGNSSSPAFGELKDYYLFYLKSKSPREELLKMWGEELTGEESVFEVFTCYITGEPNKNGHKVTCMPWNDDPLATETNLLKEQLEKVNRRGILTINSQPNINGKPSTDPIVGWGPSGGYVFQKAYLEFFTSSEIVTALLKVLKKYELRVNYHIVNVKGQNITNAPDLQPNAVTWGIFPGREIIQPTVVDPVSFLSWKDEAFALWIEQWAKLYEEESPSRMIIQYIHDNYYLVNLVDNDFPLENCLWQVVDDTFELLNSQTQQ, encoded by the exons ATGGTCAATGAGACCCAGCATACCTGCAGTGGTGGCAGTTCCAGCTCCAGGTCTGAtggagggagcagcagtgggAGCGAGAGCTCCAAGGACAGCTCCCGCTGCTCCACCCCTGTGCTGGATGCCGACCGCCACGAGCGGCTGCGCGAGAAGATGCGGCGGCGGCAGGACTCCGGGGACAAGTGGTTCTCCTTGGAGTTCTTCCCTCCACGCACAGCCAATGCTGCTGTCAACCTCATCTCCAG GTTTGACCGCATGGGAGCAGGTGGACCGCTCTTCATTGATGTGACGTGGCACCCTGCAGGAGACCCAGGATCTGACAAAGAAACCTCTTCTATGATTATTGCCAACACTGCAGTCAATTACTGTGGCCTGGAGACCATCCTGCACATGACATGCTGCAATCAGACCAAGGATGATATCACAGGGCACCTGCAGAAAGCCAAGAGGCTCGGGCTGAAGAACATCATGGCGCTGCGTGGAG ATCCTTCTGGTGAGGAGTGGGAGGAAGAAGTAGAGGGCTTTAACTATGCTGTTGACCTGGTTAAGCACATTCGCAATGAATTTGATGATTACTTTGACATCTGTGTGGCAG GCTACCCCAAAGGTCATCCTGAAGCAGAGAGCTATGAGGCAGACCTGAGGCACCTGAAGGAAAAAGTCTTTGCTGGGGCAGACTTCATCATTACACAGCTGTTTTTCCGCTCAGAAACCTTTCTCAAGTTCGTGAAGGACTGTCAAGCCATTGGCATCACCTGCCCCATTATTCCTGGCATCTTCCCCATACAG GGTTACCACTCCCTGCGGCAGCTGGTGAAGCTCTCCAAGCTGGAAGTGCCTCAAGAAATCAAAGATGTGATTGAACCCATCAAGGACAATGATGCAGCCATCAGGAACTATGGGGTGGAGCTGGCAGTGACCATGTGCAGGGAGCTGTTGGACAGTGGTGTGGTGCACGGGCTCCACTTCTACACCCTCAATCGGGAAGTGGCTACGACCGAAGTCCTGAAGCGCCTGGGCGTATGGAACGAGGACCCCAG GCGGCCTCTGCCCTGGGCAGTCAGTGCTCACCCCAAGAGGAGAGTGGAAGATGTTCGGCCAATCTTCTGGGCCTCCAGGCCAAAGAGTTACATCTATCGAACTCAGGAGTGGGATGATTTCCCCAATGGCAGATG GGGTAATTCCTCCTCTCCAGCCTTTGGGGAACTGAAGGACTATTACCTCTTCTACCTGAAGAGCAAGTCCCCCCGGGAGGAGCTCCTGAAGATGTGGGGAGAAGAGCTGACTGGTGAGGAAAGTGTCTTTGAGGTGTTCACGTGTTACATCACAGGAGAACCCAACAAGAACGGGCACAAG GTTACATGTATGCCCTGGAACGATGACCCTCTTGCTACTGAAACCAACCTTctgaaggagcagctggagaaggtTAACAGACGAGGAATCCTGACCATCAACTCCCAGCCAAACATCAATGGCAAACCATCCACAGACCCCATTGTAGGCTGGGGGCCCAGTGGGGGTTATGTCTTCCAAAAG GCATACCTGGAGTTCTTCACCTCCAGTGAGATTGTCACAGCACTACTCAAAGTGCTGAAGAAGTACGAGCTGCGAGTGAACTACCACATTGTCAATGTCAAG GGCCAGAACATCACCAATGCTCCAGATCTGCAACCCAATGCTGTCACCTGGGGCATCTTCCCAGGcagagagatcatccagcccactgTAGTGGATCCTGTAAGCTTCCTCTCCTGGAAG GATGAGGCCTTTGCCCTGTGGATCGAGCAATGGGCCAAGCTGTATGAAGAGGAGTCGCCCTCTCGCATGATCATCCAGTACATCCATGACAACTACTACTTGGTCAACCTGGTGGACAACGACTTCCCACTCGAAAACTGCCTTTGGCAGGTTGTGGATGATACTTTTGAGCTGTTGAACTCTCAGACTCAGCAGTGA
- the MTHFR gene encoding methylenetetrahydrofolate reductase (NADPH) isoform X2, with protein sequence MDTRFDRMGAGGPLFIDVTWHPAGDPGSDKETSSMIIANTAVNYCGLETILHMTCCNQTKDDITGHLQKAKRLGLKNIMALRGDPSGEEWEEEVEGFNYAVDLVKHIRNEFDDYFDICVAGYPKGHPEAESYEADLRHLKEKVFAGADFIITQLFFRSETFLKFVKDCQAIGITCPIIPGIFPIQGYHSLRQLVKLSKLEVPQEIKDVIEPIKDNDAAIRNYGVELAVTMCRELLDSGVVHGLHFYTLNREVATTEVLKRLGVWNEDPRRPLPWAVSAHPKRRVEDVRPIFWASRPKSYIYRTQEWDDFPNGRWGNSSSPAFGELKDYYLFYLKSKSPREELLKMWGEELTGEESVFEVFTCYITGEPNKNGHKVTCMPWNDDPLATETNLLKEQLEKVNRRGILTINSQPNINGKPSTDPIVGWGPSGGYVFQKAYLEFFTSSEIVTALLKVLKKYELRVNYHIVNVKGQNITNAPDLQPNAVTWGIFPGREIIQPTVVDPVSFLSWKDEAFALWIEQWAKLYEEESPSRMIIQYIHDNYYLVNLVDNDFPLENCLWQVVDDTFELLNSQTQQ encoded by the exons ATGGACACCAG GTTTGACCGCATGGGAGCAGGTGGACCGCTCTTCATTGATGTGACGTGGCACCCTGCAGGAGACCCAGGATCTGACAAAGAAACCTCTTCTATGATTATTGCCAACACTGCAGTCAATTACTGTGGCCTGGAGACCATCCTGCACATGACATGCTGCAATCAGACCAAGGATGATATCACAGGGCACCTGCAGAAAGCCAAGAGGCTCGGGCTGAAGAACATCATGGCGCTGCGTGGAG ATCCTTCTGGTGAGGAGTGGGAGGAAGAAGTAGAGGGCTTTAACTATGCTGTTGACCTGGTTAAGCACATTCGCAATGAATTTGATGATTACTTTGACATCTGTGTGGCAG GCTACCCCAAAGGTCATCCTGAAGCAGAGAGCTATGAGGCAGACCTGAGGCACCTGAAGGAAAAAGTCTTTGCTGGGGCAGACTTCATCATTACACAGCTGTTTTTCCGCTCAGAAACCTTTCTCAAGTTCGTGAAGGACTGTCAAGCCATTGGCATCACCTGCCCCATTATTCCTGGCATCTTCCCCATACAG GGTTACCACTCCCTGCGGCAGCTGGTGAAGCTCTCCAAGCTGGAAGTGCCTCAAGAAATCAAAGATGTGATTGAACCCATCAAGGACAATGATGCAGCCATCAGGAACTATGGGGTGGAGCTGGCAGTGACCATGTGCAGGGAGCTGTTGGACAGTGGTGTGGTGCACGGGCTCCACTTCTACACCCTCAATCGGGAAGTGGCTACGACCGAAGTCCTGAAGCGCCTGGGCGTATGGAACGAGGACCCCAG GCGGCCTCTGCCCTGGGCAGTCAGTGCTCACCCCAAGAGGAGAGTGGAAGATGTTCGGCCAATCTTCTGGGCCTCCAGGCCAAAGAGTTACATCTATCGAACTCAGGAGTGGGATGATTTCCCCAATGGCAGATG GGGTAATTCCTCCTCTCCAGCCTTTGGGGAACTGAAGGACTATTACCTCTTCTACCTGAAGAGCAAGTCCCCCCGGGAGGAGCTCCTGAAGATGTGGGGAGAAGAGCTGACTGGTGAGGAAAGTGTCTTTGAGGTGTTCACGTGTTACATCACAGGAGAACCCAACAAGAACGGGCACAAG GTTACATGTATGCCCTGGAACGATGACCCTCTTGCTACTGAAACCAACCTTctgaaggagcagctggagaaggtTAACAGACGAGGAATCCTGACCATCAACTCCCAGCCAAACATCAATGGCAAACCATCCACAGACCCCATTGTAGGCTGGGGGCCCAGTGGGGGTTATGTCTTCCAAAAG GCATACCTGGAGTTCTTCACCTCCAGTGAGATTGTCACAGCACTACTCAAAGTGCTGAAGAAGTACGAGCTGCGAGTGAACTACCACATTGTCAATGTCAAG GGCCAGAACATCACCAATGCTCCAGATCTGCAACCCAATGCTGTCACCTGGGGCATCTTCCCAGGcagagagatcatccagcccactgTAGTGGATCCTGTAAGCTTCCTCTCCTGGAAG GATGAGGCCTTTGCCCTGTGGATCGAGCAATGGGCCAAGCTGTATGAAGAGGAGTCGCCCTCTCGCATGATCATCCAGTACATCCATGACAACTACTACTTGGTCAACCTGGTGGACAACGACTTCCCACTCGAAAACTGCCTTTGGCAGGTTGTGGATGATACTTTTGAGCTGTTGAACTCTCAGACTCAGCAGTGA
- the MTHFR gene encoding methylenetetrahydrofolate reductase (NADPH) isoform X3: MGAGGPLFIDVTWHPAGDPGSDKETSSMIIANTAVNYCGLETILHMTCCNQTKDDITGHLQKAKRLGLKNIMALRGDPSGEEWEEEVEGFNYAVDLVKHIRNEFDDYFDICVAGYPKGHPEAESYEADLRHLKEKVFAGADFIITQLFFRSETFLKFVKDCQAIGITCPIIPGIFPIQGYHSLRQLVKLSKLEVPQEIKDVIEPIKDNDAAIRNYGVELAVTMCRELLDSGVVHGLHFYTLNREVATTEVLKRLGVWNEDPRRPLPWAVSAHPKRRVEDVRPIFWASRPKSYIYRTQEWDDFPNGRWGNSSSPAFGELKDYYLFYLKSKSPREELLKMWGEELTGEESVFEVFTCYITGEPNKNGHKVTCMPWNDDPLATETNLLKEQLEKVNRRGILTINSQPNINGKPSTDPIVGWGPSGGYVFQKAYLEFFTSSEIVTALLKVLKKYELRVNYHIVNVKGQNITNAPDLQPNAVTWGIFPGREIIQPTVVDPVSFLSWKDEAFALWIEQWAKLYEEESPSRMIIQYIHDNYYLVNLVDNDFPLENCLWQVVDDTFELLNSQTQQ, from the exons ATGGGAGCAGGTGGACCGCTCTTCATTGATGTGACGTGGCACCCTGCAGGAGACCCAGGATCTGACAAAGAAACCTCTTCTATGATTATTGCCAACACTGCAGTCAATTACTGTGGCCTGGAGACCATCCTGCACATGACATGCTGCAATCAGACCAAGGATGATATCACAGGGCACCTGCAGAAAGCCAAGAGGCTCGGGCTGAAGAACATCATGGCGCTGCGTGGAG ATCCTTCTGGTGAGGAGTGGGAGGAAGAAGTAGAGGGCTTTAACTATGCTGTTGACCTGGTTAAGCACATTCGCAATGAATTTGATGATTACTTTGACATCTGTGTGGCAG GCTACCCCAAAGGTCATCCTGAAGCAGAGAGCTATGAGGCAGACCTGAGGCACCTGAAGGAAAAAGTCTTTGCTGGGGCAGACTTCATCATTACACAGCTGTTTTTCCGCTCAGAAACCTTTCTCAAGTTCGTGAAGGACTGTCAAGCCATTGGCATCACCTGCCCCATTATTCCTGGCATCTTCCCCATACAG GGTTACCACTCCCTGCGGCAGCTGGTGAAGCTCTCCAAGCTGGAAGTGCCTCAAGAAATCAAAGATGTGATTGAACCCATCAAGGACAATGATGCAGCCATCAGGAACTATGGGGTGGAGCTGGCAGTGACCATGTGCAGGGAGCTGTTGGACAGTGGTGTGGTGCACGGGCTCCACTTCTACACCCTCAATCGGGAAGTGGCTACGACCGAAGTCCTGAAGCGCCTGGGCGTATGGAACGAGGACCCCAG GCGGCCTCTGCCCTGGGCAGTCAGTGCTCACCCCAAGAGGAGAGTGGAAGATGTTCGGCCAATCTTCTGGGCCTCCAGGCCAAAGAGTTACATCTATCGAACTCAGGAGTGGGATGATTTCCCCAATGGCAGATG GGGTAATTCCTCCTCTCCAGCCTTTGGGGAACTGAAGGACTATTACCTCTTCTACCTGAAGAGCAAGTCCCCCCGGGAGGAGCTCCTGAAGATGTGGGGAGAAGAGCTGACTGGTGAGGAAAGTGTCTTTGAGGTGTTCACGTGTTACATCACAGGAGAACCCAACAAGAACGGGCACAAG GTTACATGTATGCCCTGGAACGATGACCCTCTTGCTACTGAAACCAACCTTctgaaggagcagctggagaaggtTAACAGACGAGGAATCCTGACCATCAACTCCCAGCCAAACATCAATGGCAAACCATCCACAGACCCCATTGTAGGCTGGGGGCCCAGTGGGGGTTATGTCTTCCAAAAG GCATACCTGGAGTTCTTCACCTCCAGTGAGATTGTCACAGCACTACTCAAAGTGCTGAAGAAGTACGAGCTGCGAGTGAACTACCACATTGTCAATGTCAAG GGCCAGAACATCACCAATGCTCCAGATCTGCAACCCAATGCTGTCACCTGGGGCATCTTCCCAGGcagagagatcatccagcccactgTAGTGGATCCTGTAAGCTTCCTCTCCTGGAAG GATGAGGCCTTTGCCCTGTGGATCGAGCAATGGGCCAAGCTGTATGAAGAGGAGTCGCCCTCTCGCATGATCATCCAGTACATCCATGACAACTACTACTTGGTCAACCTGGTGGACAACGACTTCCCACTCGAAAACTGCCTTTGGCAGGTTGTGGATGATACTTTTGAGCTGTTGAACTCTCAGACTCAGCAGTGA